In Desulfofundulus kuznetsovii DSM 6115, the following are encoded in one genomic region:
- a CDS encoding iron-containing alcohol dehydrogenase: MSGYSKWFRIPRDIVFGWGCLEYLKQLDGKKAVIVTDKVMQQLGFVEKVKSYLAEAGIKSTVFDEVEPDPSRQTVKKGAKLMLEYQPDLIVGLGGGSAIDAGKAMWIFYEHPDVTWEQIFVPFTGVPKLRNKARYVAIPSTSGTATEVTLAAVITNRDVQPNVKDFTLSYEVTPDIAICDPELPSTMPPVVTANTGFDVIVHAVEAYVSVNATDVTDPIAVSAATMAYKWLPLAFANGSNKEAREKMHTASLMAGFTFTNTALGLVHSTAHQIGAEYRIPHGRANALMLPYVVQYNTPAAAARYANIARAFGYDSTDPYEGTAKFIKAIRDLQKLLGIPACLKDAGIDEQDFLNKVDMLAQNAMKDGSTPANPRVPTVEEIKKIFLCAYYGNDVL, encoded by the coding sequence ATGTCTGGTTACTCAAAGTGGTTCAGGATTCCGAGAGATATTGTTTTCGGATGGGGCTGTCTAGAATATCTTAAACAGCTGGATGGAAAGAAAGCCGTAATTGTAACGGATAAAGTAATGCAGCAGCTCGGTTTTGTAGAAAAAGTAAAAAGTTATCTGGCAGAAGCAGGAATTAAAAGCACCGTCTTCGACGAAGTGGAACCGGATCCTTCCCGTCAAACGGTAAAGAAAGGCGCTAAGTTAATGCTTGAATACCAGCCGGATTTAATCGTAGGTTTAGGTGGCGGGTCTGCCATTGATGCCGGTAAAGCTATGTGGATCTTTTACGAACATCCTGATGTAACGTGGGAACAAATTTTCGTTCCTTTTACCGGCGTTCCTAAGCTGAGAAATAAGGCCAGATATGTGGCTATTCCTTCTACAAGTGGTACCGCTACCGAAGTAACCCTTGCCGCAGTAATTACCAACCGCGATGTTCAACCCAATGTGAAGGATTTCACCCTCTCCTATGAAGTCACGCCCGACATTGCTATTTGCGATCCTGAACTGCCATCCACTATGCCGCCGGTAGTTACCGCCAATACCGGTTTTGACGTAATCGTCCATGCCGTCGAGGCGTACGTTTCAGTAAACGCTACTGATGTGACTGACCCCATTGCGGTAAGTGCGGCTACCATGGCCTATAAGTGGTTACCGCTGGCTTTTGCCAACGGCAGTAATAAAGAAGCAAGAGAAAAAATGCATACCGCATCCCTGATGGCGGGATTTACCTTTACCAATACTGCCCTGGGACTGGTGCACAGTACCGCGCACCAAATTGGGGCGGAGTACAGGATACCGCACGGCCGGGCTAATGCGCTGATGTTACCGTATGTGGTTCAGTACAACACTCCTGCGGCTGCAGCCCGTTATGCAAATATTGCCCGGGCATTTGGCTATGATTCGACTGATCCGTATGAAGGGACGGCTAAATTTATTAAAGCGATCCGGGATCTGCAAAAACTCCTTGGCATACCTGCCTGCCTGAAAGATGCGGGTATTGATGAGCAAGACTTCCTGAATAAGGTAGATATGCTGGCCCAGAATGCCATGAAAGATGGTAGTACACCGGCCAATCCGCGAGTACCGACTGTGGAAGAAATCAAGAAAATCTTCCTTTGTGCCTACTACGGAAATGACGTCCTATAA